GTTCAAATAACTTAGTGATATGCCCTGATCATATATCATTTATCAGTAACAGACTTTGGGATTGGACTATGCTATGTACATACTTGTATAAATCATCGCAGAGCAAGATattttagttttgcctgttttgagTGGCATATGAAGAAACAGGTCAATCTTATTTTGTAGATGGGCTATATAATGGAGTTGGCTCTTAACCTAAAGatatgaaagaaatatatttaaggagcATTCCAGCATCATTATTAAGCACATTTATTGTTGTGTATTAGGCAatttagacggagaaggcaatggcaccccactccagtactcttgcctggaaaatcccatgaacggagaagcctggtaggctgcagtcaatggggtcactaagagtcaggcacgattgagcaacttcactttcacttttcactttcatgcattggagaaggaaatggcaacccactccagtgttcttgcctggagaatctcagggacagaggagcctggtgggctgctgtctatggggtcgcacagagtcggacatgactgaagcgacttagcagcaggcaatTTAGATAGTCAAATGGACACTGTCTGCTCTGTAGGCCTTTGTATGCTAAACCAGATAAACATTGTTTGTTTAACATCGGTTTCCAGTCAGATGCACAATCTTTTTAAAGGTACATATATCATTACTACTGGATAGATATAAATGATCAAAATAAATGGACATCTGCAGAAATGCATCTTTGTGTGTACAAGAGTATGAAAAGTAAGTGAAGAACATTGAAAGTTGAGCTAACACTGGTTCCAAGACTATTAATGAAATGCTTTGTATGAGACAAAGTTCCACAACTTTGGATTTGAAAGATTATTAAAGGTAGAGAACTTGATAGTCTATAAAAGACAGGACTTTCCTAATCATAGAGCAAGATCTGAGAAAAATCTCAGAAGAAAGGTGATGTCATTGAAGGGAGATTGGAAATATGCTTGTTTGATAGAGGTACAAAGGACCAAACTAGGGAAACAGGGAATTGGGATAACTGAGACTTCCTAGTGAAACTCACTGAAATGAAGAAATCATAGTTTTGTAAAATCAAAATGGTAAAGGATATAATTTAAGTCATATAATCTAACCTTTCCACCAGTATAAAAGTCTTTCTTCAGTATTACTAATAATCGAAGTGAAGAAAGGAAtgtccctcagtcgtgttcgactcattgtgaccccatggactatacagtccatggaattctccaggccagaatactggagtgggtagcctttcccttctccagggagtcttcccaacccagggatcgaacccagatctgctgcattgcatgtggattctttaccagctgagtcaccagggaagcccactaataaTTGAAGggaagttttaaatgtttaaaaaacactTTGGTCAGTCAGTAAATGCTTACTGAATGTCTGCCGTGTGTCACACACTGTACTATTATTAATGTAGATATGAAGGAAATAGATACAGTCTTCTGCTCATGAATTTTACTGTCTAATTGAGAGTTGATGGTGGATGAAGAATAATCTTAAGGGgcttaaaaactaaatatatacttATAACTTTGTgataagaattattttctttccagttaCAGAAACCTAACTCTAATTACCTTCACCAAGAAAAATAGGGGGAACTTGCTGGTATACATAATTGAAAGTTCTAGGAATGGATCTACAGATGGATCTAATGTGCTCATTATATCTACTTTTCTTTGTGATGACTTAAGGAGACTTTTTCTGCCAGGTGGCAAGGATAGCCATGAGCACTTCTAGGCTTACTTAATATTAGACAGTCAATACTTCTCTTAACTTCAGTAAAAGCTCAGAAAAGGACTCAGCTTGAGTCATATGCTTAATCTTAAACTATGATGACCAGACAAATGGGGTACTCTAGCTAGCCAGTGTAACTTGGCAGcaatccccaacctttttggtaaCAGGGATGGGTTTCATTATTTTTCCAGGGACAATTTTTCCAGGGATGAGGTAAAGGGTGGGGCTGGTGGGAGGAGAGATGCAGGTGGTACTAAGAGTGATGAGGAGCAGtccaggggttggggacccctgttatATGGGCAACCTTGtgtggggaagacagagaatatCACTGACAGtcacattcatttattccataaaTGCTAATACTCATATGCTCCAGACCATTTGAACCTGAATCAATGAGGATGGGGCCTGGGCGatggtaaattttaaaagcttctcAAGTAATTCTATGTATCCAGTCTAGATTAATGCTGATATAGGCCTTGAGTTAGTATAAAGACTTACTTTTGAGTGAGAAGGAAGCCTTTGGAGGGTTTTGACTAGAAAAGAATTGATCACTTTTTTGACTCTTTGGATACATCCCTCTCACTGCTGTGTGGAATACAGACAAAGAGGGTAGAAATAGAATAAGAAGACCAGGTAGGAGGCAATTTTAATAATGCAGGCATGAGAGGATATAGTTTAGATAAGACTGTACTGCTGGAAAAGGGTTACACTCTGGATTTAGTATATTTTCAGTGTGCAACCAATGGATGGATTAAGTAGGGTTGTAGAATAAAGAGATACCAGGAATGACTCTAAGGCTTTTGGTTTGAATAGCTCAAAGAATAGAATTGCTCTTTACTGAAATGGAGAAGAATGTGGGTGGAGTAGGTTTtggtggaggagaagggactgGGAGAGGGAgtcaagagacaagggtttgatccttgtgtcaggaatatcccttagagtaggaaatggcaacgcactctagtattctcgcctgggaaatcccatggacagaggagcctggtgggctacagtgccagggaacacacagagtcagatgcagctgagcacatgcatgcacacatactacGGCAGAGATGCCTGTAAGACTTGTGAGTACAGTGTTTAGTAGGGTGATGGGATTTATGAGTCTGTGGTTCAGGGGAGCGGCCTCAGGTTGTGATATAATTTTGAGACTCATAGAACTggaagggtttcccttgtggtgcaactggtaaagaatccacctgcaatgtgggagacctgttcGATTACAGGAtcttttgggaagatcccctggagaagggaaaggttacccactccagtactctggcctggagaattccatggactatatagtccatgggatcgcaaagagtcagacatgactgagtgactttcagatAGAACTGGATGGATCACCTAAAAGGGTAAGCATTGATAAAGAAGACATCTAAGGCCTAAGCTCAGGAACCTCTCCAAAACTGAGAGGATGAGGAAAGGACGTGTAACTAGCAAAACAGATTAagaatgtgtgtctgtgtgtgtgttagttgctcagttgtgtccgactctttgtgaccccatggactgtagcccaccaggctcctttgtccatgggattctccaggcaagaatactggagtgggttgccatttcctagaaGAGAGTTattccaggttttgttttgtttttataatgaagAAAGCTTTTagtatgaaggaaaagaaagtttggagaaagaaatattgtatgacaaaTAATAGTACCATATGCTATAGGATCTTGAATGCCATTTTGAAGAATTTGGGCTTCTTCCTTTAGCCCAATAATTTATAAACATCAGGGAGCATGATTAGGTTTGTGTTTTAGGTAGTCTTGCTGGTTAACATTGTGATGGCCAGGTTAAATGAGAAGGGAGAGACTGCAAAATTTCAGGGGAGAGGTGATACAGTTTAATGTACCAGTTCAGCTCTGTCAGACCCAATGCTGCctttttctaagaaatatttaatgCCCCTGTTTACAGTTCttagtaaaataaatagataatataatCTACCTTTGTACATGATTCAGAAACTAACATAGTACCCTAACTCGAGtataaaggagaaatgaaagtaagttgcaataaaatattataacaaaaaaaattatatataacttgACTTGTAAAGTGTTATTACACCCCATCCATGTGTGCATGAGTGAATCTGAAGCAGACACCATTAACACCATATAATTCTTACAGATGTGAATCCAGAAAATAGAGCTGAGcctgtgtattaaaaaaaaatgtttattaagcagCTTATCCAGTGTGGCTCCTACCTGCACTGTAGTATTGTAGTATTAATTGTAGTATTATTGTGGTATTAATTCCTCATATTTTTGAGCTCTGAAGcatataaaaacaaatagataaaaatggTATCTACCccctttattggagaaggaaatggcaacccactccagtgttcttgcctggagaatcccagggacgggggagcctggtgggctgccgtctatggggttgcttagagtcggacacaactgaagcgacttagcagcagcagcaccccctTTATaaatcagaatcttttttttttttttttactttgtttttccctcttatttgagaaaaaaataaatgatctttGTTAGCTTAGATTGCAATTACATTTTGGGTAAGAGAAACTTCACAGTGAACCTCCCACATTTTCATTGAGTGTTATGAAGATTTTTTGACTACCTTTAGTggttggaactttttttttttttgctgcaaaaacctttattgtttccatttggtcCAAGGCTTGAGAGAGGGCTCCAGGGTGTTAAAAAGTTGCCTAGTGGCTGCAGAGAGGGGCTTCAGGCAGCCCTGATGTTAGGTGGGCTCCTCAAAGGCCACTGGTTTCCAGACTATCCTAGTCGTGCTTGAGGGTGAGCCTTTCGAAGAGATACTCGCCCAACCCAGCCTGGAGACCAGCCAGCCTATGAGGGTTGGTCAGGTGGTCACccattttcttgatgagtttcacTTCCTCATCTAGGAAGTGGTTCTCCAGGAAGTCACAGATGTGGGGGTCTGCGTGGGCAGAACCCAGGTCATGCAGATCCAAAAGGGCCTGATTCAGGTTCTTCTCTACGAGAAGGGCGGCTTCCATAGTGTCCTGGGTTTTACCCCACTCATCTTGAGATGGCTTCTGCATGTCCAGGAAGAGGACATGGCCGGCACGCTGGTTTTGCATTTTCAAGAGAGACTCCATGCCCTCATGCTTCTCATTGGCCAGTTTGTGAAAAAAGTGATCCACACCCACACATTGTATAAACATTGTAATGTAATGTAATactctattatatatatgtaccacaacttctttatccattcatctgtcgatggac
This window of the Bubalus bubalis isolate 160015118507 breed Murrah chromosome 12, NDDB_SH_1, whole genome shotgun sequence genome carries:
- the LOC112578172 gene encoding ferritin light chain-like, which gives rise to MFIQCVGVDHFFHKLANEKHEGMESLLKMQNQRAGHVLFLDMQKPSQDEWGKTQDTMEAALLVEKNLNQALLDLHDLGSAHADPHICDFLENHFLDEEVKLIKKMGDHLTNPHRLAGLQAGLGEYLFERLTLKHD